A window from Neobacillus sp. PS3-40 encodes these proteins:
- a CDS encoding GH36-type glycosyl hydrolase domain-containing protein: MTINKEYLREEAHNSALNHDPGISPKPSKHFWRFNDSDIENLRTFVNELREKRSSCSQPAEEWLLDNAEFLEEQAVVIKLELSKKLICTLPHLSTTNESRIFAICSDYINHTDGNLDPESFISYVRSYQEVSVLKMAEVWVIPTFMRTALIHRLSETMNTIRERREVCMVVEKILSGIETKDLTSEKLKQALEDAGQEMPLSGPMIVHLVKHLRERADYDTTVGEWLICKLENGPESLDHIVSYEHQAQAAYQVTTGNLIGSLRRLSRWDFHEAFVQISMVEQTLQKEKSGSYSLLDFSSRTTIQKRVEYLARRLNLPENLVASKAVELTEEYIKECAEKEIEPIGWKSSVAYYLLEPDGISLLRQALKMCGKPKILPETGLMQRATGTYFNTLVVFFFIALLGFSFWISQSVKVTAIEWVIIVAVLVMPAMEWAVTITHWLIERVKSPVPLLRYDFSKGIPAEAQTMVVIPVIWSTIEDVIELTDRLELHYLANRDPNIHFALLGDFTDATTETHHDDVVIIKAAKEGIERLNRTYPESAFYLFQRRRQWNSSEGTWMGWERKRGKLVELVELLKGKKDTSFTIIEGNRNESSFGQIRYIITLDADTILPLESASRMIGTMHLPYNRPRLNDTQTRVISGYGVLQPRIGMSHEAAMRSRLATLWSADPGIDPYAFAVSDPYQDGFGEAIFTGKGIFDLDAFYQVLCERIPENRVLSHDLLEGGFLRAGLLSDIELVDDYPARYFANQMRQHRWVRGDWQLLMWLFPKAHNRRGDILPVDLSILTRWQIIDNLRRSLLSPILFIILLLAFISLPGSPFRWIALVIATWFLPVFRQFAIVQTVFRNTRGIIFTAGQVMVNIITFPFQLVVMLDGISRTLYRLLFSKRRLLEWVTAAEVDRKSNRNDAPLLYGMYRGYSLIILFLITSFLSGNLSLQITGFFLSALWASAPFIIQWLDQPSYIERTSFSNEETKELWNLSKQIWSFYEDYVTEQDNWLPPDNVQMQPPNGIAHRTSPTNIGLYLTCALAAKDFEFINTNGLIERLDRTLSTIERMEKWEGHLYNWYDTVTLKPLTPMYVSTVDSGNFVGCLITVKEGLADYLESYEKREKWVDTTQQERSLTSAFSEELTPITSGKILRMNARGKGGSRVRDLMDRCEKLIQETNFRPLYDHKARLFSLGYNADRQQRDEVLYDLMASEARQASFIAIALGQVSVSHWLALGRTMTKAGNSSVLLSWSGTMFEFLMPSLFMNTYRNTLWESTYKAVVSRQIEYARQRKIPFGISESGFYAFDFQMNYQYRAFGVPGLGFKRGLEQDLVVAPYATILALPFAKSESLSSLKKMEKLNGRGKYGFYEAIDFTQTRLPKDKQHMVICSFMAHHQGMSLLTLANMLLPKTMYGRFHQNKQIRSAELLLQERIPKKPKLIKHPAMNRIHQPISNIVQDSSELREFISPDTKVPEVCVLSNGSFTTVVTNTGSGFTSYKGISISRWREDPVMDPWGSYIYIRDIKKDKVWSTSYQPCQVVSSAQRVQFGLDRACFMREDDEVKTSMEICVSTEWNAEVRRITLTNTSEETKVLEVTTFVELALANPIADEAHTAFSKLFIRTSFDPESGCLVAGRRPREEKDHTLWSAHSLIVAGNTLGSVEFETSRASFIGRGYRLSEPQGIRSRLRGKVGSVADPAFVMRRRISIDPGQQVQLIAVTSVSEKREEAIRIVGRFVPDQIVERVFQLAWNRGQIELRNLHLTNHEATGFQLLAGQILYSPPLREEREQSILANTLGQSSLWAYGVSGDRPIVLVRIDNQSQMPFISKLLTGHEYLRRLGLLFDLILLNESEEGYHQNLQEALQRTAETGVDRFGAGLTGVYVIAGNQLAEQDKALLMAVSRINLRAGGASLKAQIRIPELKDQDALPEKLDPEASSGRKKFSSIQVKSEDTKDWLYFNGWGGFSPDGKEYRILIKNGNHLPAPWINVLANPNFGCLISELGTGYTWWRNSRECKLTPWSNDPVLDPPTEVAYLRDEASGEAWCATPSAVHSPSTYKITHGRGFSQFAHERNGIKHEMLVYVPLKDPIKIIKLKLENKTTEERRISLTYYAEWVLGVKRQQNASYIATEWIESAKIMTARNTYQETFREATAFLGIYPEKVNSENVEVLEDELSWTADRNEFIGRNGTLEHPAAMNRERLSGHVGANYETCGAIQRKFILMPKSEQVVYILLGCDGSNEAVINLAQKYSEPSTCEQALKDIFDFWDLHLDQIKVSTPSKEMDILLNSWLLYQSLACRMWARSAFYQAGGAFGFRDQLQDSLALLHTWPENTKKQILLHATHQYEEGDVQHWWHEETDRGIRTMFSDDLLWLPYVVSRYIEQTGDRSILEEIVPFLQSEPLHDGELERYEPTQSSTEKGSIYEHCIRAIDRALSRIGEHGLPLMGVGDWNDGMNLVGAKGRGESVWLGWFICDVLKRFMELCQFKGDSDKKDGFQKSHGQLADALNNHGWDGQWYRRAFNDEGDWLGSIQNKECRIDAIAQSWSVISGAAPKDRALQAMNSFDRELVERDLSVIRLLTPPFDETEHSPGYIQGYPPGIRENGAQYTHGVIWSIVAWCKLGQGDKALEMFTMLNPLTHTRTDNEVRKYTGEPYVMAADVYTAEPNEGKAGWTWYTGASSWMYQAGIEWILGLRRRENLLYIDPCIPSDWPGFTATYRFGKARYLINVSNGTSESEKGSVVKVDGKVISPSINGNQEGPCIELLDDGKDHQVELILNK; encoded by the coding sequence ATGACTATAAACAAAGAATATCTTCGTGAAGAGGCGCACAATTCAGCATTAAATCATGATCCGGGCATTAGCCCTAAACCATCCAAACACTTTTGGCGGTTTAATGATTCTGATATTGAGAATTTGCGCACATTTGTAAACGAACTAAGAGAGAAAAGATCATCTTGTTCGCAACCTGCAGAGGAGTGGCTTTTAGATAATGCTGAATTTCTTGAAGAACAAGCAGTTGTAATCAAACTTGAGTTATCAAAAAAATTAATTTGTACTCTACCCCATTTGAGTACAACAAATGAATCAAGGATTTTTGCAATTTGTTCTGATTATATCAATCATACAGACGGGAATTTGGATCCGGAATCATTCATTTCATATGTCCGGTCCTACCAAGAAGTATCTGTATTGAAAATGGCTGAAGTGTGGGTAATTCCTACGTTCATGCGAACTGCATTAATTCATCGTTTGTCTGAAACAATGAACACCATTAGGGAACGTCGTGAAGTATGTATGGTAGTGGAGAAGATTCTCTCTGGAATCGAAACGAAGGATTTAACTTCGGAAAAACTAAAGCAGGCACTAGAAGATGCAGGGCAAGAAATGCCTTTATCTGGACCAATGATAGTGCATTTGGTTAAGCATCTTCGTGAACGGGCCGATTATGATACTACCGTGGGTGAATGGCTTATTTGTAAATTGGAAAATGGCCCGGAAAGTTTAGATCATATCGTGTCATATGAACATCAAGCCCAAGCTGCTTACCAAGTAACAACAGGAAACCTCATCGGAAGCTTGCGAAGACTTTCACGGTGGGACTTTCATGAGGCATTCGTGCAAATTAGCATGGTTGAGCAAACATTGCAAAAAGAAAAGTCTGGCTCTTATTCTCTTTTAGACTTTTCGAGCCGTACTACGATTCAAAAAAGAGTGGAATATCTCGCGCGTAGGTTAAATTTACCGGAAAACCTTGTTGCATCAAAAGCAGTGGAGCTTACAGAGGAGTACATAAAGGAATGTGCTGAGAAAGAAATTGAACCTATAGGGTGGAAATCTTCTGTTGCATATTATTTGCTAGAGCCTGATGGGATAAGTTTGTTGAGACAAGCACTGAAAATGTGTGGCAAACCAAAAATTCTACCCGAAACAGGTTTAATGCAGCGTGCAACTGGAACTTATTTTAATACACTCGTTGTTTTTTTCTTTATTGCATTACTTGGCTTTTCATTTTGGATTAGTCAGAGTGTTAAGGTAACGGCGATTGAATGGGTAATAATAGTTGCTGTTTTAGTGATGCCTGCAATGGAATGGGCAGTTACGATAACTCATTGGCTGATTGAAAGGGTTAAAAGCCCCGTCCCATTACTTAGATATGATTTTTCAAAAGGAATTCCAGCTGAAGCACAAACAATGGTTGTGATTCCGGTTATCTGGTCTACCATTGAAGATGTGATCGAATTGACAGATCGGCTTGAATTGCACTATTTAGCGAATAGGGATCCCAATATTCACTTTGCACTATTAGGTGACTTTACGGATGCTACTACAGAAACACATCATGATGATGTCGTGATTATTAAAGCTGCAAAAGAGGGGATCGAGCGATTAAACCGTACATATCCCGAAAGCGCGTTTTATTTATTTCAACGAAGACGGCAATGGAACTCGTCTGAAGGCACTTGGATGGGATGGGAAAGAAAGCGGGGTAAGCTGGTTGAGCTTGTAGAACTTCTAAAAGGAAAGAAGGATACGAGTTTTACTATTATAGAAGGTAATAGGAATGAGTCGTCTTTTGGCCAAATTCGCTATATTATTACCCTTGATGCTGATACAATACTCCCTCTTGAGAGTGCAAGTAGGATGATTGGAACTATGCATTTACCATATAATCGACCACGGTTAAATGATACCCAGACAAGAGTCATTTCAGGTTACGGGGTGCTTCAACCGAGGATCGGAATGAGTCATGAAGCAGCAATGAGATCTCGGTTGGCAACCTTATGGTCCGCTGATCCAGGGATTGATCCATATGCATTTGCTGTTTCTGATCCCTATCAGGATGGATTTGGAGAAGCGATTTTTACAGGAAAAGGAATATTTGATTTAGATGCCTTTTACCAAGTACTATGTGAACGGATTCCAGAAAACAGGGTGTTGAGCCATGATTTGCTTGAAGGAGGATTTTTAAGGGCAGGTTTACTTTCAGATATTGAATTAGTTGATGATTATCCTGCAAGGTATTTTGCCAATCAGATGAGGCAACATCGTTGGGTTCGAGGAGATTGGCAATTACTCATGTGGCTTTTTCCTAAAGCACATAATCGAAGAGGGGATATTCTACCAGTGGATTTATCTATTTTGACTCGCTGGCAGATTATAGATAACTTAAGACGTAGCCTCCTCTCTCCGATCCTTTTTATTATTCTTTTACTTGCTTTCATTTCACTACCAGGCTCTCCATTTCGCTGGATCGCTCTTGTTATTGCTACGTGGTTTTTACCCGTATTCCGTCAATTTGCAATTGTTCAAACGGTCTTTAGAAACACTAGAGGTATCATATTTACGGCTGGACAAGTAATGGTTAACATAATCACTTTTCCTTTTCAACTAGTTGTGATGCTAGATGGGATTAGCCGAACTCTTTATCGGTTACTTTTCTCTAAAAGGCGACTCCTTGAATGGGTCACTGCAGCCGAGGTCGATCGCAAGAGTAATCGTAATGATGCACCATTGTTATATGGCATGTATAGAGGTTATTCTCTAATCATTCTATTTCTAATTACATCGTTTTTAAGTGGGAATTTGAGTCTTCAGATCACAGGGTTTTTCCTTAGTGCTTTGTGGGCAAGTGCTCCATTTATAATTCAGTGGCTAGATCAACCATCTTATATAGAAAGAACTTCATTTTCCAACGAAGAAACAAAGGAATTATGGAACTTATCAAAACAGATTTGGTCTTTTTATGAAGATTATGTAACAGAACAGGATAATTGGCTACCGCCAGATAATGTTCAAATGCAACCTCCGAATGGAATTGCACATCGAACATCACCAACTAATATTGGTTTGTACCTTACTTGTGCTTTAGCTGCTAAGGATTTTGAATTTATAAATACCAATGGATTGATTGAACGATTAGACCGTACATTAAGCACTATTGAGCGAATGGAGAAGTGGGAAGGGCATCTCTATAACTGGTACGACACGGTGACTTTAAAACCATTAACACCTATGTACGTATCCACTGTGGATTCAGGAAACTTTGTTGGTTGCCTTATTACTGTGAAAGAAGGGTTAGCGGACTATCTTGAGTCGTATGAAAAAAGGGAAAAATGGGTTGACACTACGCAGCAAGAAAGATCACTTACTAGTGCATTTTCAGAAGAGTTAACACCTATTACTTCTGGAAAAATTCTTCGAATGAATGCTAGGGGAAAGGGTGGATCCCGAGTTAGGGATCTAATGGATCGATGTGAAAAATTGATTCAAGAAACCAATTTCAGGCCGTTGTATGATCATAAGGCAAGGCTATTTTCCCTAGGTTACAATGCTGACAGACAACAACGAGATGAGGTTTTGTATGATCTAATGGCATCTGAAGCAAGGCAGGCAAGTTTTATTGCAATAGCACTTGGTCAAGTGTCTGTTTCACACTGGCTTGCACTTGGAAGGACCATGACCAAAGCAGGAAATTCTTCAGTATTGCTGTCGTGGTCAGGTACAATGTTTGAATTTTTAATGCCAAGTTTATTTATGAATACGTATAGAAATACATTGTGGGAGAGTACGTATAAAGCAGTTGTTAGCCGGCAAATAGAGTATGCAAGACAAAGGAAAATACCTTTTGGAATATCTGAATCCGGTTTTTATGCTTTTGATTTTCAGATGAATTATCAGTATCGGGCATTTGGTGTTCCTGGTCTTGGCTTTAAACGTGGGCTCGAGCAGGATTTAGTAGTTGCCCCGTATGCAACCATTCTTGCATTGCCTTTTGCAAAAAGTGAATCACTTTCTTCATTGAAAAAAATGGAAAAGTTAAATGGGCGGGGTAAGTATGGTTTTTACGAGGCCATTGATTTCACTCAGACAAGGCTTCCAAAGGATAAGCAACATATGGTTATTTGCAGCTTTATGGCGCACCATCAAGGAATGAGCCTACTAACACTTGCAAACATGCTACTTCCAAAAACGATGTACGGACGTTTCCATCAAAATAAGCAGATTCGTTCTGCAGAATTGCTCCTTCAAGAGCGAATTCCGAAAAAACCAAAGTTGATTAAACACCCGGCAATGAATCGAATCCATCAACCAATTTCAAATATCGTACAGGATTCATCGGAATTAAGAGAATTTATTTCTCCTGACACAAAAGTTCCCGAGGTTTGTGTGCTTTCCAACGGGTCGTTTACAACAGTAGTGACAAACACGGGAAGTGGGTTTACCTCCTATAAAGGAATATCTATTTCAAGGTGGAGAGAAGATCCCGTAATGGATCCATGGGGGAGCTACATCTATATCAGAGATATCAAAAAAGATAAAGTGTGGTCCACGTCCTATCAGCCATGCCAGGTGGTATCTTCCGCGCAACGTGTTCAATTTGGGTTAGACCGAGCATGTTTTATGCGTGAGGACGATGAGGTAAAAACAAGCATGGAAATCTGTGTTTCAACTGAATGGAATGCAGAAGTCAGGCGGATTACGCTGACAAATACGAGTGAAGAAACTAAAGTTCTAGAGGTTACTACGTTTGTTGAATTGGCACTTGCTAATCCAATTGCAGATGAAGCCCATACAGCTTTCAGTAAACTTTTTATTCGAACTTCGTTTGATCCTGAATCGGGTTGCCTTGTGGCAGGACGAAGGCCACGGGAAGAAAAGGATCACACGCTTTGGTCAGCACACTCACTTATTGTGGCTGGGAATACACTTGGATCAGTGGAGTTCGAAACGAGTAGAGCAAGTTTTATTGGTCGAGGCTACCGATTATCTGAACCACAAGGAATCCGTTCTCGTCTACGTGGAAAGGTAGGATCTGTTGCTGATCCAGCTTTTGTAATGAGGCGCCGCATCAGTATTGATCCAGGGCAGCAGGTCCAATTAATAGCAGTTACCTCTGTTAGTGAGAAGCGTGAGGAAGCTATTAGAATTGTTGGTAGATTTGTTCCAGATCAAATAGTGGAAAGAGTTTTTCAACTTGCATGGAACCGTGGGCAAATCGAACTTAGAAATTTACATTTAACAAACCATGAAGCAACAGGTTTTCAACTTTTAGCAGGTCAAATATTATATAGCCCTCCACTTCGGGAAGAACGAGAACAAAGTATTTTGGCTAATACTTTGGGCCAATCTAGCCTCTGGGCATATGGGGTATCAGGAGATCGACCGATTGTGCTTGTTCGTATAGATAACCAAAGTCAAATGCCATTTATCAGTAAACTGTTGACGGGGCATGAATATTTACGTCGACTTGGTTTATTATTTGACCTTATCCTTCTAAATGAATCTGAAGAAGGATATCACCAAAACTTACAAGAGGCACTACAGCGTACTGCTGAAACCGGTGTTGATCGTTTTGGTGCAGGATTGACTGGAGTATATGTTATTGCTGGAAATCAATTGGCCGAACAGGACAAAGCATTGTTGATGGCAGTTTCACGGATAAACTTGCGTGCAGGAGGGGCGAGTTTAAAAGCCCAAATTCGAATTCCAGAGCTCAAAGACCAAGACGCATTACCGGAAAAACTTGATCCAGAAGCATCATCAGGAAGGAAAAAGTTCTCCTCCATTCAGGTTAAGTCAGAGGATACAAAAGACTGGCTGTATTTCAACGGCTGGGGAGGCTTTTCTCCGGACGGTAAAGAGTATCGAATCTTGATTAAAAACGGAAATCACTTGCCAGCTCCCTGGATAAATGTCCTTGCAAATCCTAATTTCGGCTGCCTAATTTCTGAGCTGGGTACAGGTTACACATGGTGGCGTAATAGCCGTGAATGCAAACTGACCCCTTGGTCTAATGATCCTGTGCTTGACCCGCCAACAGAAGTTGCTTACTTAAGAGATGAGGCAAGTGGAGAAGCTTGGTGTGCTACACCATCAGCTGTCCATTCACCATCCACTTATAAAATTACGCATGGACGTGGGTTTTCACAATTTGCCCATGAAAGAAACGGAATCAAACATGAAATGCTTGTTTATGTTCCGCTTAAGGATCCTATTAAGATTATTAAATTAAAATTAGAAAATAAAACAACGGAGGAAAGACGAATTTCTTTAACCTATTATGCTGAATGGGTCTTAGGAGTAAAACGTCAGCAAAATGCGTCATATATTGCAACAGAATGGATAGAATCAGCTAAAATCATGACTGCCCGTAACACCTATCAGGAGACCTTCCGAGAGGCAACAGCCTTCTTGGGAATTTATCCAGAGAAAGTAAATAGTGAAAATGTAGAAGTTTTAGAAGATGAATTATCATGGACAGCAGACCGAAATGAATTTATTGGTCGAAATGGTACATTGGAACATCCTGCTGCCATGAATCGTGAAAGATTATCAGGTCATGTAGGTGCGAATTACGAAACATGTGGCGCGATTCAACGTAAATTCATCCTAATGCCTAAAAGTGAGCAGGTTGTTTATATTCTGCTAGGATGTGATGGATCAAATGAGGCAGTTATAAACTTAGCGCAGAAATATAGTGAACCTTCCACTTGTGAGCAAGCCCTGAAAGATATATTTGATTTCTGGGATCTTCATTTGGATCAAATTAAGGTATCGACTCCATCAAAAGAAATGGATATTCTTTTAAATAGCTGGTTATTATACCAATCACTTGCTTGTCGTATGTGGGCTAGATCAGCTTTTTATCAAGCAGGAGGGGCATTTGGTTTCCGAGACCAGCTGCAGGATTCTCTTGCACTACTGCATACTTGGCCAGAAAATACAAAAAAACAAATCCTGCTACATGCTACACATCAATATGAAGAAGGTGATGTTCAGCATTGGTGGCATGAAGAAACTGATCGCGGTATTCGAACGATGTTCTCAGATGATCTCTTGTGGTTACCTTACGTCGTTTCACGCTATATCGAACAGACAGGAGATCGCTCAATTTTAGAAGAGATAGTACCGTTTCTTCAGAGTGAACCACTTCATGATGGTGAACTTGAACGTTATGAACCGACGCAATCCTCTACTGAGAAAGGGTCAATTTATGAACATTGCATACGGGCAATTGACCGGGCATTAAGTAGAATTGGCGAGCATGGGCTACCGCTTATGGGCGTCGGAGATTGGAATGACGGCATGAACCTAGTCGGTGCCAAGGGTCGTGGCGAAAGTGTATGGCTTGGATGGTTTATCTGTGATGTGTTGAAACGTTTTATGGAACTTTGCCAATTTAAAGGCGACTCCGATAAAAAGGATGGTTTTCAGAAATCACATGGTCAATTAGCTGATGCTCTTAATAATCATGGCTGGGATGGCCAATGGTATCGCCGTGCCTTCAATGATGAGGGAGATTGGCTTGGGTCTATACAAAATAAGGAATGCCGAATAGATGCCATTGCTCAATCATGGTCTGTTATTTCAGGCGCAGCTCCAAAGGATCGTGCCCTTCAGGCAATGAATTCATTTGATCGTGAATTGGTGGAGAGAGATCTATCTGTCATTCGCTTATTGACACCTCCGTTTGATGAAACGGAACATAGTCCAGGATATATCCAAGGTTATCCACCAGGAATCCGGGAGAACGGAGCCCAATATACGCATGGTGTCATTTGGAGCATTGTGGCATGGTGCAAACTTGGTCAGGGCGATAAGGCATTGGAGATGTTTACAATGCTAAATCCATTGACACATACCCGAACAGATAATGAAGTAAGGAAATATACTGGCGAGCCTTATGTTATGGCAGCGGACGTGTACACTGCCGAGCCAAACGAAGGGAAAGCAGGCTGGACTTGGTATACTGGAGCTTCCAGTTGGATGTATCAGGCGGGAATAGAATGGATTCTTGGGTTGCGACGCCGAGAAAATCTTCTCTATATTGATCCATGTATTCCGAGTGATTGGCCAGGATTTACGGCGACCTATCGATTTGGGAAGGCTCGTTATTTGATTAATGTTAGTAATGGAACCAGTGAATCCGAAAAAGGATCTGTTGTGAAAGTTGATGGTAAAGTAATTTCACCATCAATCAATGGAAACCAAGAAGGGCCATGTATCGAATTGCTGGATGATGGAAAAGACCATCAAGTGGAATTGATATTGAATAAATAA
- a CDS encoding DUF1292 domain-containing protein gives MGKIKEGEIFTIGDDENEDQEVEVLGSMDIDDTEYVAVSFVADLQEETDEDIDIFFLKVDNDGDFSAIESDEEFDKVSAAFDELMSEEE, from the coding sequence ATGGGAAAAATTAAAGAAGGCGAAATCTTTACAATTGGTGATGACGAAAATGAGGACCAAGAAGTTGAAGTGTTAGGCTCAATGGATATAGATGATACAGAATACGTTGCTGTCAGCTTCGTTGCAGACCTTCAAGAAGAAACTGATGAGGACATTGATATCTTCTTTTTAAAGGTCGACAATGATGGCGACTTTTCTGCTATTGAAAGTGATGAAGAATTTGATAAAGTCTCTGCAGCATTTGATGAATTAATGTCTGAGGAAGAGTAG
- the fsa gene encoding fructose-6-phosphate aldolase, with amino-acid sequence MKFFIDTANLVDIKKAYKIGVLSGVTTNPSLVAKEGVKFEDRIAEILQAVPEVESVSAEVTPDAVSAEDMIAQAEELIKINGGDKNITIKLPMTLDGLEATRYLSKKGVKTNVTLIFTVNQALLAARAGATYVSPFLGRLDDISEDGVQLVTKIAELFRIHQLDAQIIAASVRHPDHVTRVAMAGAHIATIPFSVIEQISKHPLTVQGIEKFAADWAKAPKN; translated from the coding sequence ATGAAATTTTTTATTGATACTGCAAATCTTGTGGATATTAAAAAAGCGTACAAAATTGGAGTTTTGTCCGGTGTTACTACAAACCCATCTTTAGTTGCTAAAGAAGGTGTAAAATTCGAAGATCGTATCGCAGAAATTCTGCAAGCAGTTCCTGAGGTTGAATCTGTATCTGCAGAAGTAACACCAGATGCTGTTAGTGCTGAAGATATGATTGCACAAGCAGAAGAACTTATTAAAATTAATGGTGGAGATAAAAATATTACGATTAAACTTCCGATGACTTTGGATGGTCTCGAAGCAACTCGTTATCTTTCGAAAAAGGGCGTTAAAACGAATGTAACACTTATTTTTACCGTGAACCAAGCGCTTTTAGCTGCTCGTGCTGGTGCTACATATGTTTCACCATTCTTAGGCCGTTTAGACGACATTTCTGAAGATGGTGTACAATTAGTAACAAAAATTGCAGAATTATTCCGTATTCATCAATTAGATGCACAAATTATTGCTGCATCTGTTCGTCACCCAGATCACGTAACACGTGTAGCAATGGCTGGTGCACATATTGCTACAATCCCATTTAGTGTAATTGAACAAATTTCGAAGCATCCTCTTACAGTTCAAGGCATTGAAAAATTTGCAGCTGATTGGGCAAAGGCTCCTAAAAACTAA